One region of Eleutherodactylus coqui strain aEleCoq1 chromosome 5, aEleCoq1.hap1, whole genome shotgun sequence genomic DNA includes:
- the PPTC7 gene encoding protein phosphatase PTC7 homolog — MFSVLSYGRLVARAVLGGLSQTDSRDYSLVTASCGFGKDARKGILKKGMCYGDDACFIARHRTADVLGVADGVGGWRDYGVDPSQFSETLMRTCERLVKEGRFVPTNPVGILTSSYCELLQNKVPLLGSSTACLVVLDRRSHRLHTANLGDSGFLVVRAGEVVHRSDEQQHYFNTPFQLSIAPPEAEGVVLSDSPDAADSSSFDVQLGDIILTATDGLFDNMPDYMILQELKKLKNANYESIQQTARSIAEQAHDLAYDPNYMSPFAQFACDYGLNVRGGKPDDITVLLSIVAEYTD; from the exons ATGTTCTCGGTTCTGTCGTACGGCAGGTTGGTGGCCAGAGCCGTGCTGGGCGGGCTGTCGCAGACGGACTCCCGGGACTACAGCTTGGTGACGGCCAGCTGCGGCTTCGGTAAGGATGCCAGGAAGGGCATCCTGAAGAAGGGGATGTGCTACGGGGACGACGCGTGCTTCATCGCCCGGCACCGGACGGCGGACGTGCTAG GTGTGGCTGATGGAGTGGGTGGATGGAGAGACTATGGAGTTGACCCCTCTCAGTTTTCTGAGACCCTTATGCGAACATGCGAGCGTTTGGTTAAAGAAGGACGGTTTGTGCCAACAAACCCTGTTGGGATTCTAACGTCAAGTTACTGTGAGCTGCTCCAGAACAAAGTACCATTACTAG gaagcaGCACGGCCTGCTTAGTCGTTCTGGATAGAAGAAGTCACCGTTTACACACTGCAAACTTAGGAGATTCTGGTTTTTTAGTGGTACGAGCAGGAGAAGTAGTGCATCGGTCAGATGAGCAGCAGCATTACTTCAACACTCCATTCCAGTTGTCTATAGCACCTCCTGAAGCTGAAGGTGTGGTACTCAGTGACAG TCCGGATGCTGCAGACAGTAGTTCATTTGATGTTCAGCTCGGTGACATTATTCTAACCGCAACTGATGGACTCTTTGACAATATGCCTGACTATATGATTCTTCAGGAGTTAAAAAAGTTGAAG AATGCAAACTATGAAAGTATACAGCAGACGGCACGCAGCATTGCAGAACAAGCCCATGATCTGGCATATGATCCCAATTACATGTCACCATTTGCACAGTTTGCATGTGACTATGGATTGAATGTCAGAG gAGGAAAACCAGATGACATCACAGTTCTTCTTTCAATTGTAGCAGAATATACAGACTAA